Genomic DNA from Niallia circulans:
CAACAAAAATGAAAAGCAGATAACTTCATCTATATCCATACATCATCTTGCACTTCCCATTTAAAAAATTTATACTTATTAAGTTATAGTTTAGAGGAAAAGGAAGTGTTACCGTTGTCTAACGGGCAAGCACCTATAAAAATACATGTGACCACCAACATATACAACGGCAGCTCGAAAGATAGTATCGAGTGGGTTGGATTTGGACAATACTTAGAAAAAGACGGAAGCAGCTATATTAAATACGAAGAAGAAATAGAGGAAGGCACCATTAAGACAGTTGTTAAAGTATCTGGAAATGAAGGATTAATACTTCGCAGCGGAGCAGTGAAAATGCGACTAGCCTTTTTGTTGAACAAAAAGCGAAATGGCAGCTATGAAACTCCTTATGGTACTTTTCTTATGGTGACAGATACAAAGCGGTTAGGCATGGAAAAAGAAGCAAATAGTCCATCAGGGCTTATTGATATATTGTATGATTTAAATACGAATGGCAGTAAAAATGGAACCTATCATATGACAATCAATTTTAAGGAGGAGACAGTACAAGCATGAATATCGTAGATCAAATAAAAGAAAAACTGAAGGATGAAATTAAAGCAAGTGTTGTGAAGGCAGGTCTTGCTGAAGAGGCACAAATTCCAGAAGTGATCCTAGAATTACCTAAGGACAAGGCACACGGAGATTACTCGACAAATATGGCGATGCAGCTGGCAAGAATCGCAAAAAAAGCACCTCGAGCAATTGCGGAAGCAATTATTGCCAACTTTGACCAAACAAAAGCATCCATTGAGAAGGTTGAAATTGCTGGTCCTGGATTTATCAATTTCTATATGAATAACAGCTATCTTTCCGACTTAATTCCGACAATCCTTAAAGCAGGCGATGCTTACGGAGAAACTAGCTTCGGAAATAAGGAAAAGGTGCAAGTTGAGTTTGTATCAGCAAACCCTACTGGAGATCTTCATTTAGGGCATGCCAGAGGCGCGGCAGTTGGTGACTCTTTGTGCAATATTCTTGATAAAGCAGGTTATGATGTATCGAGAGAATATTATATCAATGATGCTGGAAACCAGATCAATAACTTGGCACTATCTGTAGAAGCTCGTTATTTCCAAGCTCTTGGTCAAGAAAAGGAAATGCCTGCAGACGGCTATCATGGTGAGGATATCATCGGAATCGGTAAGAAGCTTGCTGAAGAGTTTGGCGATAAATATGTGCATGTTGATGAAAAGGAACGTTTTGATTTCTTCCGCGCATACGGACTTAAATACGAAATGGGCAAGTTAAAGCAAGACCTTGAAGATTTCCGTGTTCCGTTTGATGTTTGGTATTCAGAAACGTCTCTTTATGAAAATGGAAAAATTG
This window encodes:
- a CDS encoding DUF1934 domain-containing protein, with protein sequence MSNGQAPIKIHVTTNIYNGSSKDSIEWVGFGQYLEKDGSSYIKYEEEIEEGTIKTVVKVSGNEGLILRSGAVKMRLAFLLNKKRNGSYETPYGTFLMVTDTKRLGMEKEANSPSGLIDILYDLNTNGSKNGTYHMTINFKEETVQA